GCCCTCAGACTACCACCCTGGCTGAGAGGtaggagctacgaggagagactacgggaattaaacctcacatcgctggaagacagaagagttagggggagacatgatcaccacatacgagattctcaaaggaattgatagggtagataaggatatgttatttaacacaagggccatCTTAACACAGTTGGGAAAAATAGAGAAATAGACCTACAAAAAAGCAGGCTGCTATTTTGTTCATTGCTACAACCAAATATATTTCGGATCAGACTTTTTGTTTTCCTTCAAATAATCCCAGTTTTCCAAATGcgaagtggggggtggggggggggggaagaacttATTACTGATTAACATTTTAGAAAATATAGACATAGCATTgtcttgttattgttgctgttaatgCCTGTGTTTGCTTTTTCAAAATAAAAGTAACAAGTATATATATCCCATTTTCCCCCCCGAGAATCAGAGTACAATACTTGATATTCGGTGAGAAGCAAAATCTCATTCTATTTTTCACattaaatctttttttttttcacccgGCTCGTGAGGTGGAAAAAAACTAACACACAGAAaggcagattttttttttataatgcgaatgcctgttgtggtTTTCTTTACACGCCTCGAGCATCACTGTTGCACAGAATAAGGGCATCACTGTTGCACAGAATAAGAGCATCACTGTTGCACAGAATAAGGGCATCACTGTTGCACAGAATAAGGGCATCACCGTTGCACAGAATAAGGGCATCACTGTTGCACAGAATAAGGGCATCACTGTTGCACAGAATAAGGGCATCACTGTTGCACAGAATAAGGGCATCACTGTTGCACAGAATAAGAGCATCACTGTTGCACAGAATAAGGGCATCACTGTTGCACAGAATAAGGGCATCACTGTTGCACAGAATAAGGGCATCACTGTTGCACAGAATAAGGGCATCACTGTTGCACAGAATAAGGGCATCACTGTTGCACAGAATAAGAGCATCACTGTTGCACAGAATAAGGGCATCACTGTTGCACAGAATAAGGGCATCACTGTTGCACAGAATAAGGGCGAGACCGTATGTGTTACAGGTGCAACCTCTTCACTCGAATAATACATAGCATCTTTTTTTTTACGTATATGTATTTTTTATAttatgtattatttatatattatacattTTTTATGCATTATaagtatatatttacgtattttTTTGGCCTGTAACGGCCAAAATATGATGTTCTAGGCataaatcatagcggctcgcaaaTTTTGACGGGCTGTCGACACGCTTTCTATTCGTCgatcctcggttaggttaggttaggttaggttaggttcgggcagttAACTACATTTTTCTGGCGTTgtgacaacccccctccccccttttgtatatttctttggtGCCGTATATGGACCCTTCCCAATAGTCTATATACGATGTAGCGACACTAGAGTTATCTAGAACTCTAAGATTTCTAGAGGGTTAGAATGTTCTATCTAAACCGGTTAGAAAATagtgttaaatataccaaataaaaACACAAACCACAGAACAATGTATTCAAGAAGGATAAATACAGATTCATGAGGGACATGCGTAAGAGATGAGTTGAAAACAGTTGAGGATGAGCGGAACGTGCCTAAGATGAGGGGGAACGCGCGTAAGATGAGGGGGAACGCGCGTAAGATGAGGGGGGAACGCGCGCAAGATGAGGGGGGAACGCGCGCAAGATGAGGGGGAACGCGCGCAAGATGAGGGGGGAACGCGCGCAAGATGAGGGGGGAACGCGCGCAAGATGAGGGGGGAACGCGCGCAAGATGAGGGGGGAACGCGCGCAAGATGAGGGGGGAACGCGCGCAAGATGAGGGGGGAACGCGCGCAAGATGAGGAGGAACGCGCGCAAGATGAGGAGGAACGCGCGCAAGATGAGGAGGAACGCGCGCAAGATGAGGAGGAACGCGCGCAAGATGAGGAGGAACGCGCGCAAGATGAGGAGGAACGCGCGCAAGATGAGGAGGAACGCGCGCAAGATGAGGAGGAACGCGCGCAAGATGAGGAGGAACGCGCGCAAGATGAGGAGGAACGCGCGCAAGATGAGGAGGAACGCGCGCAAGATGAGGAGGAACGCGCGCAAGATGAGGAGGAACGCGCGCAAGATGAGGAGGAACGCGCGCAAGATGAGGAGGAACGCGCGCAAGATGAGGAGGAACGCGCGCAAGATGAGGAGGAACGCGCGCAAGATGAGGAGGAACGCGCGCAAGATGAGGAGGAACGCGCGCAAGATGAGGAGGAACGCGCGCAAGATGAGGAGGAACGCGCGCAAGATGAGGAGGAACGCGCGCAAGATGAGGAGGAACGCGCGCAAGATGAGGAGGAACGCGCGCAAGATGAGGAGGAACGCGCGCAAGATGAGGAGGAACGCGCGCAAGATGAGGAGGAACGCGCGCAAGATGAGGAGGAACGCGCGCAAGATGAGGAGGAAGAAGTTGTCTAACCGCGTCAGTGAAGCGAATATTTTGAAAAATCTACATATACTACCTTTGATCGCATACAGGGATGACAAATATGTGTTAAATAGTTCCCGACACATATGGGCCACAAGCCAtgtgtgttcccccccccccttccccctcttttatcatcaacaataataatattacacagggaaatattaataataatattacacaaGGAAATATTACACATCACGCTGGCGAGATGTATCGAAGACAAAATCAATTCGAGTCATGCAAGGGGCTCGAACCCTAGGACGGCTGGGACATTGATCCTGGGAACCCCAGGACGGCTGGGACATTGATCCTGGGAACCCCAGGACGGCTGGGACATTGATCCTGGGAACCCCCGGACGGCTGGGACATTGATCCTGGGAACCCCAGGACGGCTGGGACATTGATCCTGGGAACCCCAGGACGGCTGGGACATTGATCCTGGGGAACCACATCAAGATAACCCTATTTGATCAACCTTGTTCGCTCGATCAACTGCTTTGATCAACTGCTTTGCCTAATCAGAGACGTACGCACCCAAGCAACCCGCCTAACCTATGAAGGCGCCGATGTAACCGTCAAAATTACGGTGTCTTAATTGATACTATTACGTCGCGATTTTGAACGTATTAGAGGGAGATAACTCGTTGATTAAATAACGGAATTGGATATCTTCATTTTGTATTGCACAGAAGCACTTGTTTGTAATTATTTTCAACATTATTTAACAATAACTTAATTCCTCTTATGAACTACCTTCAAGTAACGTATAGAATTACAGGTGTGAGATGTATACACtacaaaacaatgaaaaaatatatgCCTAAAGTTATTTTGTCAAAATTTCTGGATATCTGGAATTAGATGTGTGCTGAGCCCCCAGGCTAAACCGATTTATTTTGA
The DNA window shown above is from Procambarus clarkii isolate CNS0578487 chromosome 21, FALCON_Pclarkii_2.0, whole genome shotgun sequence and carries:
- the LOC123760713 gene encoding calcium-binding and coiled-coil domain-containing protein 2-like, which codes for MRGERAQDEEERAQDEEERAQDEEERAQDEEERAQDEEERAQDEEERAQDEEERAQDEEERAQDEEERAQDEEERAQDEEERAQDEEERAQDEEERAQDEEERAQDEEERAQDEEERAQDEEERAQDEEERAQDEEERAQDEEERAQDEEERAQDEEERAQDEEERAQDEEERAQDEEERAQDEEERAQDEEERAQDEEERAQDEEEEVV